In one window of Massilibacterium senegalense DNA:
- the thiE gene encoding thiamine phosphate synthase, with the protein MKEFKLYAITGEQFHPNRPLVEVMEEAIRGGADFIQLRDKNSSKKEVYEKALQLRALTEKYEVPFVINDYVDVALAVDADGVHLGQEDLPLQVARKILGPNKIIGISTHRIEEAREAQQNGADYIGVGPIFPTKSKVDVVDPVTTKYIEEVVKEITIPFVAIGGIKLHNVDQVLRAGATRICAISEIVESKNVTKTCEQFIQKIDAYEK; encoded by the coding sequence ATGAAGGAATTTAAACTTTATGCGATTACTGGTGAACAATTTCACCCGAATCGTCCATTGGTAGAAGTAATGGAAGAAGCAATTCGTGGGGGAGCAGATTTTATTCAATTACGTGATAAAAATAGCTCCAAAAAAGAGGTGTATGAAAAAGCATTGCAGTTACGCGCATTAACCGAAAAATACGAGGTACCTTTTGTGATTAACGATTATGTCGATGTTGCATTAGCAGTTGATGCAGACGGGGTTCATTTAGGACAAGAGGATTTACCACTTCAAGTAGCAAGAAAAATTTTAGGACCTAATAAAATTATTGGAATCTCAACGCATCGCATCGAAGAAGCTCGCGAAGCACAACAAAACGGAGCGGATTATATTGGAGTAGGTCCAATTTTTCCTACTAAAAGTAAAGTTGATGTAGTAGATCCGGTAACAACAAAATATATTGAAGAAGTAGTGAAAGAAATTACGATTCCGTTTGTTGCCATTGGAGGCATTAAACTTCATAACGTAGACCAAGTGTTACGTGCAGGAGCAACAAGAATTTGTGCGATTAGTGAAATTGTCGAAAGTAAAAATGTAACGAAAACATGTGAACAATTTATCCAAAAAATAGACGCATATGAAAAATAG
- a CDS encoding M14 family metallopeptidase, whose amino-acid sequence MVSFEQALSSYQHFFNLPSFLLEDAYKQQKKWAIPGYIPKKIVKREQLEEAVEKYHQHPDWFCRHNKVDETYWNILMPVSKRMMKTKQPYHSKICEKHIQFLCTAFPFVQKKVIGYSRLNNPIYELKIGRGKRTVHFNASFHANEWITSALLMNAVKEYVFQLIDYEQWKEKNMRVLYEEIVVSIVPMVNPDGVDLVIKGLPAAGPFQSYVSYVNNGVDTFSHWKANICGVDLNNQYPSCWEKEQYRKPKHPAPRDFPGYSPLSEPESIAMAKLVEQEQVDRLVAFHSQGEEFYYGYLGHEPEESTRIAAEIERASGYKAVKTIDSYAGFRDWFIHHYRRPGFTIEVGRGENPLPLDDFDKMAAETFKIFLASLGLFS is encoded by the coding sequence ATGGTGTCTTTTGAGCAAGCGTTGTCTTCTTATCAGCATTTTTTTAACCTTCCTAGTTTTCTATTAGAAGATGCATACAAGCAACAAAAAAAGTGGGCTATTCCTGGGTATATTCCAAAAAAAATCGTAAAACGAGAACAGCTAGAGGAAGCGGTCGAGAAATATCACCAACATCCTGACTGGTTTTGTCGACATAATAAAGTAGATGAAACATATTGGAATATTTTAATGCCCGTTTCTAAAAGAATGATGAAAACAAAGCAACCATATCATTCAAAAATTTGCGAAAAACATATTCAATTTTTATGTACTGCTTTTCCGTTTGTTCAAAAAAAAGTGATTGGTTACTCTCGGTTAAATAATCCCATCTATGAACTGAAAATCGGAAGAGGGAAACGCACTGTACATTTTAATGCGTCCTTCCATGCGAATGAATGGATAACATCTGCTCTTTTGATGAATGCTGTAAAAGAATATGTGTTTCAGTTAATCGATTACGAACAATGGAAAGAAAAAAACATGCGTGTATTATATGAAGAGATAGTAGTTTCAATCGTTCCAATGGTTAATCCTGATGGGGTTGATTTAGTCATAAAAGGGTTGCCAGCTGCCGGTCCTTTTCAATCGTATGTTTCTTATGTCAATAATGGAGTCGATACTTTTTCTCATTGGAAAGCTAATATTTGTGGGGTTGATTTAAATAATCAGTATCCGTCATGTTGGGAAAAAGAACAATACAGAAAACCGAAACATCCTGCTCCTAGAGACTTTCCAGGTTATTCCCCCCTATCGGAGCCAGAATCGATTGCAATGGCTAAACTTGTGGAACAAGAACAAGTTGATCGGTTAGTTGCGTTCCATTCGCAAGGAGAAGAATTTTATTATGGATATTTAGGACATGAACCTGAAGAGTCCACAAGGATAGCAGCGGAAATAGAACGTGCAAGTGGATATAAAGCAGTGAAAACAATCGATAGTTATGCGGGGTTTCGTGATTGGTTTATTCATCACTATAGACGTCCTGGTTTTACGATTGAAGTAGGCCGTGGGGAAAATCCGTTACCTTTAGACGATTTTGATAAAATGGCCGCAGAGACTTTCAAGATATTTTTAGCGAGTCTTGGTCTGTTTAGTTGA